A window from Mycolicibacterium tokaiense encodes these proteins:
- the qcrB gene encoding cytochrome bc1 complex cytochrome b subunit, with translation MSPKLAETMAKQGDAIDSRYHPSAAVRRQLNKVFPTHWSFLLGEIALYSFIILLLTGIWLTLFFDPSMAEVTYNGVYEPLRGIQMSKAYESALNISFEVRGGLFVRQVHHWAALLFAASIMVHLARIFFTGAFRRPREANWVIGSLLLILAMFEGFFGYSLPDDLLSGTGLRAAFSGITMSIPVIGTWMHWALFGGDFPGTIIIPRLYALHILLLPGIMLALIGAHLALVWFQKHTQFPGPGRTEKNVVGVRVMPVFAVKSGAFFAMTVGILGLMGGLLQINPIWDLGPYKPSMVSAGSQPDFYMMWTDGLIRIWPAWEFYIGNYTIPQPFWIAILMGLVFTLLIAWPFLEKRFTGDDAHHNLLQRPRDAPVRTAIGAMAISFYILMTYACMNDIIALKFHISLNATTWIARIAMVVLPPIVYFVTYRWAVALQRADRAVLEHGIETGIIKRLPHGAYVELHQPIGPVDDHGHPIPLEYQGAAVPKKMNKLGSGGAPGRGSFLYPDPVTEDAALTEAEHASHHRQLTALKEYQDTEHGTNGSSNGHSNGHSNGHSNGHSNGHH, from the coding sequence ATGAGTCCCAAACTCGCTGAAACGATGGCCAAGCAGGGTGACGCGATCGATTCGCGGTATCACCCGTCAGCGGCGGTGCGGCGACAGCTCAACAAGGTGTTCCCCACGCACTGGTCGTTCCTGCTCGGTGAGATCGCGCTGTACAGCTTCATCATCCTGCTGCTCACCGGCATCTGGCTGACGCTGTTCTTCGACCCGTCCATGGCCGAGGTCACCTACAACGGCGTCTACGAGCCGCTGCGCGGCATCCAGATGTCGAAGGCCTACGAGTCGGCACTGAACATCAGCTTCGAGGTCCGCGGCGGCCTGTTCGTCCGCCAGGTCCACCACTGGGCGGCCCTGCTGTTCGCGGCGTCGATCATGGTCCATCTGGCGCGCATCTTCTTTACCGGCGCGTTCCGGCGGCCCCGTGAGGCCAACTGGGTGATCGGCTCGCTGCTGCTGATCCTGGCGATGTTCGAGGGCTTCTTCGGTTACTCGCTGCCCGACGACCTGCTCTCCGGCACCGGCCTGCGCGCCGCGTTCTCCGGCATCACGATGAGCATCCCCGTGATCGGCACCTGGATGCACTGGGCCCTGTTCGGCGGCGACTTCCCGGGCACCATCATCATCCCGCGCCTGTACGCCCTGCACATCCTGTTGCTCCCGGGCATCATGCTGGCGTTGATCGGTGCGCACCTGGCGCTGGTCTGGTTCCAGAAGCACACCCAGTTCCCCGGCCCCGGCCGCACCGAGAAGAACGTCGTCGGCGTCCGCGTCATGCCGGTGTTCGCCGTCAAGTCCGGCGCCTTCTTCGCGATGACCGTCGGCATCCTGGGCCTGATGGGTGGGTTGCTGCAGATCAACCCGATCTGGGATCTGGGTCCCTACAAGCCGTCCATGGTGTCGGCCGGAAGCCAGCCGGACTTCTACATGATGTGGACCGACGGCCTGATCCGTATCTGGCCGGCGTGGGAGTTCTACATCGGCAACTACACCATCCCCCAGCCGTTCTGGATCGCGATCCTGATGGGCCTGGTGTTCACCCTGCTGATCGCGTGGCCGTTCCTGGAGAAGCGGTTCACCGGTGACGACGCGCACCACAACCTGTTGCAGCGCCCGCGTGACGCTCCGGTGCGCACTGCCATCGGCGCCATGGCCATCTCGTTCTACATCCTGATGACCTACGCCTGCATGAACGACATCATCGCCCTGAAATTCCACATCTCGCTGAACGCGACCACCTGGATCGCGCGCATCGCGATGGTGGTGCTGCCCCCGATCGTCTACTTCGTCACCTACCGGTGGGCCGTTGCGCTGCAGCGCGCCGACCGCGCGGTGCTCGAGCACGGCATCGAGACCGGCATCATCAAGCGGCTCCCGCACGGCGCGTACGTCGAGCTGCACCAGCCGATCGGCCCGGTCGACGACCACGGCCATCCCATTCCGCTGGAGTACCAGGGCGCCGCGGTGCCGAAGAAGATGAACAAGCTGGGATCGGGCGGTGCCCCGGGCCGTGGCAGCTTCCTCTACCCGGATCCGGTGACCGAGGACGCCGCACTCACCGAGGCCGAGCACGCGTCGCACCACCGCCAGCTCACGGCGCTCAAGGAGTACCAGGACACCGAACACGGCACCAACGGTTCGTCGAACGGGCACTCCAACGGACATTCGAACGGCCACTCCAACGGACATTCGAACGGTCATCACTGA
- the qcrA gene encoding cytochrome bc1 complex Rieske iron-sulfur subunit → MSDEHARGNDPDQVNTGTDSPGQTLDAGDPTDEQLAKMSREELLALGGKIDGVETVFKEKRWPVEGTKAEKRAERTVSYWLMLGGVAGLALLLVFIFWPWEYNPDSVMYNLTTPLYGLTFGLSILAIGVGAVLFQKKFIPEEISIQDRHDGASPELQRKTVVANLTDALEGSTIKRRKMIGISMGLGLGAFGVGTLVAFIGGLIKNPWKPVVPTADGPKAVLWTSGWTPRFQGETIWLARATGDAHSPFIKMRPEDLDAGGMETVFPWRESDGDGTTVESHETLAHIQMGVRNPVMLIRIKPQDMSKVVKRQGQESFNFGDFFAFTKVCSHLGCPSSLYEQQTYRILCPCHQSQFDALHFAKPIFGPAARALAQLPITIDQDGYLVANGDFIEPVGPAFWERRS, encoded by the coding sequence ATGAGCGACGAACACGCACGGGGCAACGATCCCGATCAGGTGAACACCGGTACCGACAGCCCCGGGCAGACCCTGGACGCCGGTGACCCCACCGACGAGCAGCTGGCCAAGATGTCGCGCGAGGAGCTGCTGGCCCTCGGCGGCAAGATCGACGGCGTCGAAACCGTCTTCAAGGAGAAGCGCTGGCCCGTCGAGGGCACCAAGGCCGAGAAGCGGGCCGAGCGCACGGTCTCCTACTGGCTGATGCTCGGCGGTGTCGCCGGACTGGCGCTGCTGCTGGTCTTCATCTTCTGGCCGTGGGAGTACAACCCCGACAGCGTGATGTACAACCTGACCACCCCGCTGTACGGCCTCACCTTCGGTCTGTCGATCCTGGCCATCGGTGTGGGCGCGGTGCTCTTCCAGAAGAAGTTCATCCCGGAAGAGATCTCCATCCAGGACCGCCACGACGGCGCGTCGCCGGAGCTGCAGCGCAAGACCGTGGTGGCGAACCTGACCGACGCGCTCGAGGGCTCGACGATCAAGCGCCGCAAGATGATCGGCATCTCGATGGGCCTGGGTCTGGGCGCCTTCGGGGTCGGCACGCTGGTCGCCTTCATCGGCGGTCTGATCAAGAACCCGTGGAAGCCCGTGGTGCCCACCGCCGACGGCCCCAAGGCCGTGCTGTGGACGTCGGGCTGGACCCCGCGGTTCCAGGGCGAGACCATCTGGCTGGCCCGCGCGACCGGTGACGCCCACTCCCCCTTCATCAAGATGCGGCCCGAGGATCTCGACGCCGGCGGTATGGAAACGGTGTTCCCGTGGCGTGAATCCGACGGTGACGGCACCACGGTGGAATCGCACGAGACGCTGGCACACATCCAGATGGGTGTCCGCAACCCGGTGATGCTGATCCGCATCAAGCCACAGGACATGTCCAAGGTGGTCAAGCGTCAGGGCCAGGAGAGCTTCAACTTCGGCGACTTCTTCGCCTTCACCAAGGTCTGCTCGCACCTGGGCTGCCCGTCCTCGCTGTACGAGCAGCAGACCTACCGCATCCTGTGCCCGTGCCACCAGTCGCAGTTCGACGCGTTGCACTTTGCCAAGCCGATCTTCGGCCCGGCGGCCCGCGCCTTGGCGCAGCTGCCGATTACCATTGATCAGGACGGCTATCTGGTCGCCAACGGCGACTTCATCGAACCCGTCGGACCGGCCTTCTGGGAGCGGAGATCATGA
- a CDS encoding MmpS family transport accessory protein, producing the protein MSGPNPPGADSGDDEGTSSTPDGFVEDLSKEYGTDLVPAEFPSRAYSAPESEQFTTGPYVPADPHLYDYDNYDGVGAAEDSKPPRWPWVVGITAIIAAISLVVSVSLLVTSTSTDDLATPGTSTTSRAPVQDEITTTTPPPPPPPPTTTEPPPPPPPPPTETVTVTPEEPPPPPPPPVEEPPPPPPATTEAPPPPPPTTTAPPGPRQVTYSITGTKAPGDVISVTYIDASGRSRTQRNVYIPWSLTVTPISQSEVGSVQASSLFLVSRLNCSITTSDGTVLSSNNGNAAQTSC; encoded by the coding sequence ATGAGCGGGCCGAATCCACCAGGGGCGGATTCCGGGGACGACGAGGGCACCTCGTCGACTCCTGACGGCTTCGTCGAGGATCTCAGCAAGGAGTACGGCACCGACCTGGTGCCCGCCGAGTTTCCGTCCCGCGCTTACTCGGCCCCCGAGTCCGAGCAGTTCACCACGGGACCCTATGTACCGGCCGATCCCCACCTCTACGACTACGACAACTACGACGGTGTTGGCGCAGCCGAGGACAGCAAGCCGCCGCGCTGGCCGTGGGTGGTCGGCATCACCGCCATCATCGCCGCGATCTCCCTGGTGGTGTCGGTGTCGCTGCTGGTCACCAGTACCAGCACCGACGATCTCGCCACGCCCGGGACGTCCACCACCAGCCGGGCACCGGTGCAGGACGAGATCACCACCACCACGCCACCCCCGCCGCCACCACCGCCGACCACGACGGAGCCCCCGCCCCCTCCGCCGCCACCGCCCACCGAGACGGTCACGGTGACCCCGGAAGAACCGCCTCCTCCTCCGCCGCCGCCCGTGGAGGAGCCCCCGCCTCCGCCGCCGGCCACCACCGAGGCGCCGCCGCCTCCGCCGCCGACCACCACGGCGCCCCCGGGACCGCGGCAGGTCACCTACTCCATCACCGGCACCAAAGCGCCCGGTGACGTCATCTCGGTGACCTACATCGACGCGTCGGGCCGCAGCCGCACGCAGCGCAACGTCTACATCCCCTGGTCGCTGACGGTCACGCCCATCTCGCAGTCCGAGGTCGGCTCGGTGCAGGCCTCCAGCCTGTTCCTGGTCAGCCGCCTCAACTGCTCCATCACCACCAGCGACGGCACGGTGCTGTCGTCGAACAACGGCAACGCGGCGCAGACCAGTTGTTGA
- a CDS encoding DUF2561 family protein: MDRRPQDRLSGSPELIDRGVIAACAVTWLAALGVAVAAGVALVKLGSVHTSRPAEDAGTPWLLYTVIGVSALVILLAVPLLLRARRAVDEPAPPPRTGPKTVQARALLADQDPPDYPGPTPARHSPEAVPATFLDRMWLRCGLGVLTGVGLAYVAVAVATYLMALGSTTASWVAYGVAGAITLATVAIPLVYLRQLRGLLAAEAD, encoded by the coding sequence ATGGACAGGCGCCCGCAGGACCGGCTGTCGGGCTCACCCGAGCTGATCGACCGCGGTGTGATCGCGGCCTGCGCGGTGACGTGGCTGGCGGCCCTGGGCGTCGCGGTGGCGGCAGGCGTGGCCCTGGTGAAGCTCGGATCCGTGCACACCTCCCGGCCGGCCGAAGACGCCGGCACCCCGTGGTTGCTCTACACCGTCATCGGCGTCTCTGCGCTGGTGATCCTCTTGGCGGTGCCGCTGCTGTTGCGCGCCCGGCGCGCCGTCGACGAGCCCGCACCGCCACCGCGCACCGGCCCCAAAACCGTTCAGGCGCGCGCCTTGCTGGCCGATCAGGACCCGCCGGACTATCCCGGGCCCACCCCCGCGCGGCACTCACCGGAAGCCGTCCCGGCGACCTTCCTGGACCGGATGTGGTTGCGCTGCGGGCTCGGGGTGCTGACCGGTGTGGGACTGGCGTATGTGGCGGTGGCGGTGGCCACCTATCTGATGGCGCTGGGCAGCACCACCGCCTCCTGGGTGGCCTACGGGGTGGCAGGCGCCATCACCCTGGCGACGGTGGCCATCCCGCTGGTCTATCTGCGTCAGCTGCGCGGCCTGCTGGCCGCTGAGGCCGACTAG
- the qcrC gene encoding cytochrome bc1 complex diheme cytochrome c subunit: MSSPSPMNRSARLKISRLTRSAGTDKSRRRTRRRLTAGLLLLIALTMAGGLAAVLTPKPQVAVADESASALLRTGKQLYDTSCISCHGANLQGVGDRGPALVGVGEAAVYFQVSTGRMPAMSLNAQAPQKPPNFDESQIDALGAFIQANGGGPMVLRDENGQIAQESLTHGNAARGGDLFRLNCASCHNFTGKGGALSSGKYAPDLGDANPQQIYTAMLTGPQNMPKFSDRQLTPEEKADIVTYVRGASETPSPGGYGLGAFGPTSEGMAAWIIGMVAIIGVAMWIGARA, encoded by the coding sequence ATGAGCTCACCCAGCCCGATGAACAGGAGTGCTCGGTTGAAGATCTCGCGGTTGACCCGATCAGCCGGCACCGACAAGTCACGGCGGCGCACCCGCCGGCGGCTCACCGCCGGTCTGCTGCTGCTGATCGCGTTGACGATGGCCGGCGGCCTGGCTGCCGTGCTGACCCCCAAGCCGCAGGTCGCGGTGGCGGACGAGTCAGCGTCGGCGCTGCTGCGCACCGGCAAGCAGCTCTACGACACGTCGTGCATCTCCTGCCACGGTGCCAACCTGCAGGGTGTCGGCGACCGCGGACCCGCCCTGGTGGGCGTGGGTGAGGCCGCCGTCTACTTCCAGGTGTCCACCGGCCGCATGCCGGCGATGAGCCTCAACGCCCAGGCGCCCCAGAAGCCACCCAACTTCGACGAGTCGCAGATCGACGCCCTCGGCGCCTTCATCCAGGCCAACGGCGGCGGCCCGATGGTGCTCCGCGACGAGAACGGCCAGATCGCCCAGGAGTCACTGACCCATGGCAACGCGGCCCGCGGCGGGGACCTGTTCCGGCTGAACTGCGCCTCCTGCCACAACTTCACCGGCAAGGGCGGCGCCCTGTCGTCGGGCAAGTACGCCCCCGACCTCGGCGACGCCAATCCGCAGCAGATCTACACCGCCATGCTGACCGGCCCGCAGAACATGCCGAAGTTCTCGGACCGCCAGCTGACTCCCGAGGAGAAGGCGGACATCGTCACCTATGTCCGTGGAGCGTCCGAAACCCCCAGCCCGGGCGGTTACGGGCTGGGCGCGTTCGGGCCCACCTCTGAGGGCATGGCGGCATGGATCATCGGCATGGTCGCCATCATCGGCGTGGCGATGTGGATCGGGGCAAGGGCATGA
- the ctaC gene encoding aa3-type cytochrome oxidase subunit II, whose product MVALAATFGALAFVLSGCSLTDALALGWPKGITPEAHLNRELWIGSVAASFVVGGIVYLLLFWTSVFHRKKATDTELPRQFGYNMPLELVLTVIPFLIISVLFYFTVVVQETMLAKEPNPEVVIDVTAFQWNWKFGYQKVAFADGTFDYDGVDNERKEAMVSAPAEGDGRAGEGEGQEGHPEVGPLAGKNPEDRSYLNFDEVETLGTSDEIPILVLPTGKRVEFQIASADVIHGFWVPEFLFKRDVLPNPRENNSDNIFQISEILETGAFVGRCTEMCGTYHSMMNFEVRVVEPNDFKAYLQYRIDNPDATNAQALQAIGQDPVAVTTRPFDTRRGEQAPPLRN is encoded by the coding sequence ATGGTGGCTTTGGCGGCCACGTTCGGTGCGCTGGCCTTTGTTCTCAGCGGCTGCAGCCTCACCGACGCGCTGGCCCTGGGATGGCCCAAGGGCATCACCCCGGAAGCGCATCTGAACCGCGAACTGTGGATCGGTTCGGTCGCGGCGTCCTTCGTCGTCGGCGGAATCGTCTACCTGCTGCTGTTCTGGACTTCGGTGTTCCACCGCAAGAAGGCCACCGACACGGAGCTGCCCCGGCAGTTCGGCTACAACATGCCGCTCGAGCTGGTCCTGACGGTCATCCCGTTCCTCATCATCTCCGTGCTGTTCTACTTCACCGTGGTGGTGCAGGAGACCATGCTGGCCAAGGAGCCCAACCCCGAGGTCGTCATCGACGTCACCGCCTTCCAGTGGAACTGGAAGTTCGGCTACCAGAAGGTCGCCTTCGCCGACGGCACGTTCGACTACGACGGTGTGGACAACGAGCGCAAGGAAGCCATGGTTTCCGCGCCCGCCGAGGGCGACGGGCGCGCCGGCGAAGGTGAGGGCCAGGAAGGCCACCCCGAGGTCGGGCCGCTGGCGGGCAAGAACCCCGAGGACCGCTCCTACCTGAACTTCGACGAAGTCGAGACACTGGGCACCAGTGACGAGATCCCGATCCTGGTGCTGCCCACCGGCAAGCGCGTCGAGTTCCAGATCGCCTCCGCCGACGTCATCCACGGGTTCTGGGTGCCCGAGTTCCTCTTCAAGCGGGACGTGCTGCCCAACCCCAGGGAGAACAACTCCGACAACATCTTCCAGATCAGCGAGATCCTGGAGACCGGTGCGTTCGTCGGCCGCTGCACCGAGATGTGCGGCACTTACCACTCGATGATGAACTTCGAGGTCCGTGTGGTGGAGCCCAACGACTTCAAGGCGTATCTGCAGTACCGCATCGACAACCCCGACGCCACCAACGCCCAGGCGCTGCAGGCCATCGGCCAGGATCCGGTCGCCGTCACCACCCGGCCGTTCGACACGCGCCGCGGTGAGCAGGCGCCCCCCCTGCGGAACTGA
- a CDS encoding cytochrome c oxidase subunit 4: protein MHIEARLFEILTAFCVVAAIVYASLTHFYQYGGIEWAGTTALVLTAGLSLIIGTFFRFVARRLDTRPEDYEDAEISDGAGELGFFSPHSWWPILIALSFSTAAVGAALWLPWLIVAGVCFVLFSAGGLVFEYYWGPEKH from the coding sequence ATGCACATCGAAGCCCGGCTGTTCGAGATCCTGACCGCCTTCTGCGTTGTCGCAGCCATCGTCTATGCGTCGTTGACGCACTTCTACCAATACGGTGGCATCGAGTGGGCCGGCACCACCGCCCTCGTGCTGACCGCGGGCCTGTCCTTGATCATCGGCACGTTCTTCCGCTTCGTGGCTCGGCGTCTGGACACCCGGCCCGAGGACTACGAAGATGCCGAGATCAGTGACGGCGCCGGCGAGCTGGGCTTCTTCAGCCCGCACAGCTGGTGGCCGATCCTGATCGCGTTGTCCTTCTCCACCGCCGCTGTGGGCGCCGCCCTGTGGCTGCCCTGGCTGATCGTCGCGGGCGTCTGCTTCGTGTTGTTCAGCGCCGGTGGTCTGGTGTTCGAGTACTACTGGGGCCCCGAGAAGCACTGA